A part of Mycolicibacterium sp. TUM20985 genomic DNA contains:
- the rpsG gene encoding 30S ribosomal protein S7 gives MPRKGPAPKRPLVNDPVYGSQLVTQLVNKVLLDGKKSLAERIVYGALEQARDKTGTDPVVTLKRALDNVKPALEVRSRRVGGATYQVPVEVRPERSTTLALRWLVSFSKQRREKTMVERLANELLDASNGLGAAVKRREDTHKMAEANRAFAHYRW, from the coding sequence ATGCCGCGTAAGGGCCCCGCACCCAAGCGGCCGCTGGTCAACGACCCGGTCTACGGTTCGCAGCTGGTCACCCAGCTCGTCAACAAGGTTCTGCTCGACGGGAAGAAATCCCTCGCCGAACGCATTGTGTATGGGGCGCTCGAACAGGCCCGCGACAAGACCGGTACCGATCCGGTCGTCACCCTCAAGCGCGCACTGGACAACGTCAAGCCCGCGCTGGAGGTTCGCAGCCGTCGCGTCGGTGGCGCCACCTACCAGGTGCCCGTCGAGGTCCGCCCCGAGCGGTCCACCACGCTGGCGCTGCGTTGGCTGGTGAGCTTCTCGAAGCAGCGTCGCGAGAAGACGATGGTCGAACGTCTGGCCAACGAACTGCTCGACGCGAGCAATGGCCTGGGTGCCGCCGTCAAGCGACGCGAGGACACCCACAAGATGGCCGAGGCGAACCGGGCCTTCGCGCACTACCGCTGGTGA
- the rpsL gene encoding 30S ribosomal protein S12 codes for MPTINQLVRKGRRDKIAKVKTAALKGSPQRRGVCTRVYTTTPKKPNSALRKVARVKLTTGVEVTAYIPGEGHNLQEHSMVLVRGGRVKDLPGVRYKIIRGSLDTQGVKTRKQSRSRYGTKKEKS; via the coding sequence ATGCCAACCATCAACCAGCTGGTCCGCAAGGGTCGCCGGGACAAGATCGCCAAGGTCAAGACCGCGGCCCTCAAGGGCAGCCCACAGCGCCGCGGCGTGTGCACTCGCGTGTACACGACCACCCCGAAGAAGCCGAACTCGGCGCTTCGCAAGGTCGCGCGCGTCAAGCTGACCACCGGAGTTGAGGTCACCGCCTACATCCCAGGCGAGGGCCACAACCTGCAGGAGCACTCGATGGTGCTGGTTCGCGGCGGTCGCGTGAAGGACCTTCCCGGCGTGCGGTACAAGATCATTCGCGGTTCGCTCGACACCCAGGGCGTCAAGACCCGCAAGCAGTCCCGGAGCCGTTACGGCACCAAGAAGGAGAAGAGCTAA
- a CDS encoding TetR/AcrR family transcriptional regulator encodes MTARADAASGASRPRSPARTTKLSRDAIVNAALTFLDREGWDALTINALAMQLGTKGPSLYNHVDSLEDLRRTVRMRVVGDIIGMLNTVGDGRTRDDAVVAMASAYRSYAHHHPGRYSAFTRMPLGGDDPEYTEATRAAAEPVIAVLTSYGLEGENGFFAALEFWSALHGFVLLEMTGVMDAIDTDAVFTDMVLRLAAGMERR; translated from the coding sequence ATGACTGCCAGGGCGGACGCCGCATCCGGCGCGAGCCGACCGCGAAGCCCCGCCAGGACCACCAAGCTCAGCCGCGATGCGATCGTGAACGCAGCGCTGACGTTCCTCGACCGCGAGGGGTGGGACGCGCTCACCATCAATGCCCTGGCGATGCAGCTGGGCACGAAGGGTCCGTCGCTGTACAACCACGTCGACAGCCTCGAGGACCTGCGTCGCACGGTGCGCATGCGCGTCGTCGGCGACATCATCGGGATGCTGAACACGGTGGGCGACGGCCGTACTCGCGATGACGCGGTGGTGGCGATGGCGAGTGCCTACCGCAGCTACGCCCACCACCATCCCGGCCGCTATTCCGCCTTCACCCGGATGCCGCTGGGCGGTGACGATCCCGAATACACCGAGGCGACGCGGGCGGCGGCGGAGCCGGTCATCGCGGTGCTCACGTCCTATGGGCTCGAGGGCGAGAACGGGTTCTTCGCCGCGCTCGAGTTCTGGTCGGCGTTGCACGGTTTCGTGCTGCTGGAGATGACCGGCGTGATGGATGCGATCGATACCGACGCCGTTTTCACCGACATGGTGCTGCGGTTGGCGGCCGGGATGGAGAGGCGATGA
- a CDS encoding DUF3060 domain-containing protein, translating into MGRRTWGTSLVATALAVAVPWCIGVPTAQAKNGDTHITGQGITQTLDCNESALIVVGTGNYITAVGSCWGVSVQGSSNIVVVDDVVNDITVYGFDQTVLFHTGDPAVWDRGRELGMTNRIDRVPA; encoded by the coding sequence GTGGGTAGGCGCACGTGGGGCACTTCGCTGGTGGCGACCGCGCTCGCCGTGGCCGTCCCGTGGTGCATCGGTGTTCCCACGGCGCAGGCGAAGAACGGTGACACCCACATCACCGGTCAGGGCATCACCCAGACGCTGGACTGCAACGAGTCCGCCCTCATCGTCGTGGGCACCGGCAACTACATCACCGCGGTCGGGTCGTGCTGGGGCGTCTCGGTCCAGGGGTCGTCGAACATCGTGGTCGTCGACGACGTCGTCAACGACATCACCGTCTACGGGTTCGATCAGACGGTGCTGTTCCACACCGGCGATCCGGCGGTGTGGGACCGGGGCCGCGAACTGGGCATGACCAACCGCATCGACCGGGTTCCCGCCTAG
- a CDS encoding DUF3060 domain-containing protein, with the protein MPAFVTPLASLAAVAALSLTGCGSNGSPTVTAGSSGVQVEIANTINYGSVGTTAEIDCAGGKSLTIGGSNNTLTVKGTCANVNIGGADNKITLEKIDGGLSVVGLNNVVTYADGDPTVNDTGSGNTIKKG; encoded by the coding sequence GTGCCCGCATTCGTCACACCGTTGGCTTCGCTGGCCGCCGTCGCTGCGCTGAGCCTCACCGGTTGCGGCTCGAACGGTTCGCCGACGGTGACCGCCGGGTCGTCCGGCGTCCAGGTGGAAATCGCGAACACGATCAACTACGGCTCGGTCGGAACGACCGCCGAGATCGATTGCGCCGGGGGCAAGTCGCTCACCATCGGCGGCTCCAACAACACCCTGACGGTGAAGGGCACGTGCGCCAACGTGAACATCGGCGGCGCCGACAACAAGATCACGCTCGAGAAGATCGACGGCGGCCTTAGCGTCGTCGGCCTCAACAACGTCGTCACGTACGCCGACGGCGACCCGACGGTCAATGACACGGGATCGGGTAACACGATCAAGAAGGGGTGA